The sequence TTCATCTCACCGAAGACCGCCAGCGTCCATGTCTCCAACATCCTCGCCAAGCTGGGCGTCTCCGGCCGCGGCGAGGCGGGCGCGGTCGCCCACCGGCTCCGGCTCTTCGGCGAGCCGTTGGTCGGCTGACGCCCCGGCCGACCGCCTCCGGCCGACCGCCCCCGGCCGCGCCTCAGCCCGCGTCCTCCGAACGCGCGGGCGCGGCGCGCGGCCCGGGCGCCCGGACGACGACCGTCCCCGACGCGAGGTCGATCGGGCCCTCCCCGGGATCCCCGTCCCCCACGTCATCGACCACGAGCGACATCTTCTGCCGCTCCTCGTCGGTGTGCTTGCGGCCGGGTGCGAACAGTTCCTCGACGACATTGAACACCGCGTCCCCTCTCGGCATGACCTCCCCGCAAGCGGGAGGTACCCCCACGCCCGCGGGCGGGAGACACCCCCGCCCCGCCCCCAAGTCTAGGCAGGCCGTTCGAAAACGGGACCGGTATGCGCAGAAAGGGCCTAGCTCACCTTCAGCCGGAGAATCCGGTCATCTCCCTTACGGGGCTTGCCCCGCCCGTCGGTATTGCTCGTGACCAGCCACAACGACCCGTCCCCGGCCGCCACGACGGTGCGCAGCCGCCCGTAGGTGCCCTTGAGGAACGCCTGCGGGGCCGCCACGGGCTTCGTGCCGTTCAGGGCGATCCGCCACAGCCGTTCGCCGCGCAGCGACGCCATCCAGATCGAGCCCTTGGCGTAGGCGATCCCGCTGGGCGAGGCGTCCTCGGGCTTCCACTGCTCGACCGGATCGCTGTACCCGGAGCCGCTCTGCGCGCCCGTGGCCCTGCCCTCCACCTCGGGCCAGCCGTAGTTCCGGCCCGGCTCGATGAGGTTGAGCTCGTCCCAGGTATGCTCCCCGAACTCCGAGGCCCACAGCCGATTGCCGTCGTCCCAGGCCAGGCCCTCGACATTGCGGTGACCGTAGTCGTAGACCACCGAATCGGCCCGGGGGTTGCCGTGCACCGGCTCGCCGTCCGGCGTCATCCGCAGGATCTTGCCGCCCAGCGACTTCTTGTCCTGCGCGAGCCCGGTGTCGCCGGTCTCGCCCGTACCGGCGTAGAGCATCTTGTCCGGGCCGAAGGCGATCCGCCCGCCGTTGTGGATCTCCCCCTTGGGGATGCCGCGCAGAATCGTGTCCGGTGCGCCGAGCTGGTCGCCCGGGGCGCGGTTCTCGTCGTAGATCATGCGCGCGATGCGGTTGTCGGAGGCGGTGGTGAAGTACGCGTACACCTCGCGGTCGGAGCCGAACGACGGGGACACCGCGAGCCCCAGCAGCCCGCCCTCGC is a genomic window of Streptomyces gilvosporeus containing:
- a CDS encoding DUF6191 domain-containing protein; protein product: MFNVVEELFAPGRKHTDEERQKMSLVVDDVGDGDPGEGPIDLASGTVVVRAPGPRAAPARSEDAG
- a CDS encoding PQQ-dependent sugar dehydrogenase; protein product: MQRRSHTAVLAAASLLLAAGCSSGGAPAAAGGGSATPKGTGPGATASPSAAPSATAPPAKGSVKVVGTLTTGLKSPWGVAVLPGGDLLVGSRDTGAIVRVSAENGKTTKVGSVPGVDAGGEGGLLGLAVSPSFGSDREVYAYFTTASDNRIARMIYDENRAPGDQLGAPDTILRGIPKGEIHNGGRIAFGPDKMLYAGTGETGDTGLAQDKKSLGGKILRMTPDGEPVHGNPRADSVVYDYGHRNVEGLAWDDGNRLWASEFGEHTWDELNLIEPGRNYGWPEVEGRATGAQSGSGYSDPVEQWKPEDASPSGIAYAKGSIWMASLRGERLWRIALNGTKPVAAPQAFLKGTYGRLRTVVAAGDGSLWLVTSNTDGRGKPRKGDDRILRLKVS